The sequence AGTAAATGATAAACAGTATTATAAGTAAGCTCAAAATGATAACTTTTTTGGGAGGATTTGTCATGCTTTGCTTTTCAAATTGAGTGTAGATTCATTGTATAATTCTCGAATTAATAAACATGCCAAATGTTTGCTTGGAATTACAATTTAGTTTATGATGTTAATCATCGCATTATATGATTTTAATCAGTTTTTATTGATCATTATCCATGCTAACTTTATATTATGATAAGGTTTAAGAAATATACAACAGACCAACTCAATGAACATTGCAAAGGCAGTATGTATGAACATATTGGAATAAAGGTTACTGAGATAGGTGATGATTATTTAAAGGCAACAATGCCGTTAGATTCACGCACCCGGCAATCGGATGGTACGTTACATAGAGGAGCATTATCAACGCTGGCAGAATCGCTTGCTTCTATGGCAGCTACCTTATGTGTTGATAATCATAAAAAAAGGTGTAGTGGTTTAACAATACATTCGGAGTTTTTTAAGCCTGTGAAGAAAGGGTGTGTCAACGGTGTTGCTTCTCCCATTGATATCGGAGATCAGTTTCACGTGTGGGAAGTAAAAATATCGGATGATGATAAGGAGCTGGTTTGTGTGAGTAAATTGAGGATTGTGGTATTGGATATTAACTAATACTTTATTTAATATCCAATTCCTCAAATCCTTCTTTCAAATAAACATTAAGCATTTCCTTGCGGTATAAGCGCGAATAGTAAAGGTTCTCTACTATAGGGCATTTTTTTGAAATGTTTTTTATTAGCATATAAGGATCCGGGAGTTTATCAAATGAAAAAGTGAGAGGTTTTGAAGCCATACCGCTTAATGATATTTTTAATTTGCCATTACCCCTTATGCACATAGCCACAGTTAAATTGGTAAAATCTATACTGTTACGGGGGCGCAGTTTTCTGAAAAATGTTTTGTAGTTTCTGTTAAATGGAATATTAATTTTAGTAATAATTGCCTCAGAGGGCAGGTTACAAGGTATTAAGCCGTCACCTGTGTACATATCTTCTAAATATATTGTATAAGAACCTTCCCTGTCAAGATATTCAAGTTGCGCATCGAGGCAGATCAGGGCAGGTGTGAGGTCTGAGACAAATACTGCATAGCATTTCTTTGGCCCTCCTGAGGCAATACAGATCTCCCCGTCACATTTCAGACAATACCCGATAGCATTACGCCACCATTCTGATTGGTTGTAAAATTTGCAGCGGTTTTCACACAGGATGTTTCCTCCAATTGTAGCTGAGCTTCTGATCACTGCTGAAGCGATTACAGAAGCAGCTTCATATAATATCGGAAAATTTGATATGATATCTTTACATCTGATCAGCTCAGACAGCGTAACTGCTGCTCCAATACTTATGTGATCTTTTTCAATCTTAACGTTTTTCAGCTCTGAAATATGATACAGATCGATCAGGTGCTTTTTATTATTGTTGCCTTCAAATTTGAGGGGCATTACGTCTGTTCCACCTGCAAGATAAGTAAAATCATCCTTACTGTTAATTGCAAAACAGATCGCTTCATCTACCGAATAAGGTTTTAAATATCGTTGTTTTGTATTAGTCATTTTATTTCAAACAGTTAATATCAGTTAACAAAAGTTAATAGGGATTAATATCGGTTGCCCCGCACATAAATTTTATGATAAAGTTAAAAATAAATGATCTTATCAAACTCCGCACATAAATTTATGTGCGGGGTTGCATTTGAACCGGGATTTTCATTTACCTTAGGTGCTTGTTGAATCACTTGTAACCGTTATTAACTGTTATTAACCGTTATTAACCTCATATAGTATTTTCTCTGCTGTAACCGGCACACTGTTTATCCTTACACCTACAGCATCATAAACAGCATTGGCAATAGCCGGGACTGATGGATGCAAAGCGCCTTCTCCGCATTCTTTTGCCCCAAATGGGCCTTCCGGATCACAAGATTCAATCATATTGGTATGAATATCCGGAATATCCATAGAAGTTGGTATCTTATATTCAAGCAAATTAGAATTAAGCAACAACCCTTCATGATAATCCATCGCTTCACTAATAGCCTGTCCCATCCCCATGTGCCATGAGCCTTCAAGCTGTCCTTCAACTGCAAGCGGGTTCAGCGCTTTTCCACAATCATGGGCTCCCCAGAGATTGATCAGATTTACCTGGCCGGAATCTGTATTGACCTTAACTTCAGCAATTACAGCTCCGAAGCTGTAGGAAGGGCTCAAGCCCGCTGCGGCTCCTTTATATTTTCCTCCAAGCTTTGGAGAGACGTAATAACCACTTGTACTCAAAGCGCCACGATGGGCCGTAGCAAGTTCAATGCCTTCTTCCCATGTAATATCCACTTGATGATCTGAACTCATTATGCTGTTGTTCTTTATAGTCATCCATTCCACGGGTTTACTTTTCTTTTGAGCAACAGTCTTCAAAATAACACCTTTGAGCTTCTCCGCAGCTTTTTTAGCAGCATTACCTGCCATGAAGGTGACCCTGCTGGAGTAGCTTCCAAGATCAACGGGTGTAAACAAAGTATCCGCGGCATGGACATAGGTTTTATCTACGGATATACCCAGTGTTTCAGCTACAACCATAGCCAGCATCGTATCGCTGCCTTGCCCGATATCACTTGCACCGGAATAAATGACCACCCTGCCGTCAAAATCTACTTTGAGATGCACCACCGATTGCGGATAATCATTCCAAATGATGGGCAATGCGCTTCCGCTGATATAAAACCCGCATGCCACACCCATACCGTGCCCATAAGGCAATTTGTTAAACTTTTTTTCCCAGTCAGATTGTTTCATTACAGTTTCCAGGGCTTTAGCAACACCATTGCTGGTGATCCTGAACTGGCCTAAAGTAGAAGTGTTTTCAGGAAGAAAATTTCCGAATCTGAGTTTACATGGATCCATCTTTGCCTGACGTGCAATTTCATCTATCAATACCTCCATTGCAAAACGAGGATTTACAGCGCCATGGCCCCGCATTGCTCCGCAAGGAGGTTTGTTGGTGTAAACACGGGTTGATCTGAAACCAAAACTATTGAGTTGGTAAGGAGCTTCCAATAATACACCATTATAATAGGCGGTTACTACACCAAAGCTGCCAAAGGCTCCACCGTCTATTACAATATCTGCATCAACGGTTTTGAATTTTCCTTGCTTGTCCATTCCCAGCTTCATTTTCATATGTGTTGGATGCCTCCCATGATTAGTAAGGAATACTTCCTCACGTGATAAACATACTTTGACAGGTTTACCGGCTTTCTTTGCTAAATAAGCGGCAATAATTTCATGAGCAAAGGGATCGCTCTTGCCACCAAACCCTCCTCCCAGTGCAGGTTTTATGACCCTTATTTTATTCAGGGGAGTTTTTAAAACTTTACTAAGTGTGCGATGTACATAATGTGGAACCTGTGTAGAAGTGATTATGGTAAGCTCTCCGTTTTTATCCCACCATGCGGTGCATGCATGTGGTTCGGTGAAAGCATGATTCAGGCCGGCAAAGTCAAAACTCATTTCACAGACATGATCAGAAACACTGAGATCTTTCTTTACCTCCCCAAACTGCATTTTCACCTTCTTATGGATGTTGCAGCCATATTTTTGAGAATGTTCGTGTATGAGATTTTCAGGGGCGGTTTGTTCCATGGCTTCCTGCCAGGTAAAAAATTCAGGGAGCGTTTTATACCTGGCTTTAATTTTTTTTACAGCTTCGTTTGCGATGTTTTCAGTATCTGCAGCAACGGCAGCCACGATCTCGCCTATATAGCGTACACTGCCAATTGCCATAGCCGTTTGATCTTGTGAAACCGGCAGCACTCCCCATTTTTCCGGCAGCTCAAACCCTGTAGCAATAGCTCTTACACCTCTTATTTTCAGCGCTTCCTTAATATCAATACTTTCTACCACCGCATGGGATTTCCGGGATCTCAGGAACTTACAATAAAGTGCATCTTTGAAAAAAATATCATTTGCATATTCGGCTTTACCTGTAACCTTCTCACGGGCATCAATTAAAGGATGCGGTGTACCTATTATCCGGTCAGATATATTGACTATTTTTCCATTTATTTCCTCTATTCCCTTTATTCCCTTTATTCCCTTTATTCCCTTTATTCCCTTTATTCCCTTCATTTTGATAGCTTCAATTATTTTTTTATAACCTGTGCAGCGGCAAAAGTTACCTGAGATCGCTTCTTTTATTTCATTTATTTCAGGATTTGGATTTTCTTTTAGAAATGAATATGCAGCAAGGATCATTCCCGGTGTGCAAAAACCGCATTGCAAAGCCCCTTTTGCTATGAATTTTTCCTGCAGCGGATGGAGTTTTCCATCTTTTGCCAATCCTTCAATAGTGGTGATCTTGCTTTCGTGATATCGCAAAGCCGGTGTGATACAACTCAATACAGGCTTATTATTAACGAGTACGGTACAGGCGCCACAACTGCCCTGCTCACAGCCAATTTTAGTTCCGGTAAGATGCAGTTGCTCTCTGATCACTTTTGCAAGTGTCTCATGCTCATTGACCAGCAGTTCGTGAGTTTTATCGTTAACTGTGAGAGAAAGTGTTTGCATAGTATAAGAACGCAAAAATGTAAGGAAGGATGGTGTGATGATATGATTAATGTCATATT comes from Cytophagales bacterium and encodes:
- a CDS encoding hotdog fold thioesterase; the encoded protein is MIRFKKYTTDQLNEHCKGSMYEHIGIKVTEIGDDYLKATMPLDSRTRQSDGTLHRGALSTLAESLASMAATLCVDNHKKRCSGLTIHSEFFKPVKKGCVNGVASPIDIGDQFHVWEVKISDDDKELVCVSKLRIVVLDIN
- a CDS encoding molybdopterin-dependent oxidoreductase, whose protein sequence is MQTLSLTVNDKTHELLVNEHETLAKVIREQLHLTGTKIGCEQGSCGACTVLVNNKPVLSCITPALRYHESKITTIEGLAKDGKLHPLQEKFIAKGALQCGFCTPGMILAAYSFLKENPNPEINEIKEAISGNFCRCTGYKKIIEAIKMKGIKGIKGIKGIKGIKGIEEINGKIVNISDRIIGTPHPLIDAREKVTGKAEYANDIFFKDALYCKFLRSRKSHAVVESIDIKEALKIRGVRAIATGFELPEKWGVLPVSQDQTAMAIGSVRYIGEIVAAVAADTENIANEAVKKIKARYKTLPEFFTWQEAMEQTAPENLIHEHSQKYGCNIHKKVKMQFGEVKKDLSVSDHVCEMSFDFAGLNHAFTEPHACTAWWDKNGELTIITSTQVPHYVHRTLSKVLKTPLNKIRVIKPALGGGFGGKSDPFAHEIIAAYLAKKAGKPVKVCLSREEVFLTNHGRHPTHMKMKLGMDKQGKFKTVDADIVIDGGAFGSFGVVTAYYNGVLLEAPYQLNSFGFRSTRVYTNKPPCGAMRGHGAVNPRFAMEVLIDEIARQAKMDPCKLRFGNFLPENTSTLGQFRITSNGVAKALETVMKQSDWEKKFNKLPYGHGMGVACGFYISGSALPIIWNDYPQSVVHLKVDFDGRVVIYSGASDIGQGSDTMLAMVVAETLGISVDKTYVHAADTLFTPVDLGSYSSRVTFMAGNAAKKAAEKLKGVILKTVAQKKSKPVEWMTIKNNSIMSSDHQVDITWEEGIELATAHRGALSTSGYYVSPKLGGKYKGAAAGLSPSYSFGAVIAEVKVNTDSGQVNLINLWGAHDCGKALNPLAVEGQLEGSWHMGMGQAISEAMDYHEGLLLNSNLLEYKIPTSMDIPDIHTNMIESCDPEGPFGAKECGEGALHPSVPAIANAVYDAVGVRINSVPVTAEKILYEVNNG